CGGCCTTCATCGACGTCGGTGCGGCCGAGATCTTCCGGGACGAGGCGATCGACTATGCCAACAGGATCTGGCAAGCCGGTGGCGATGCCGAGTTGCACGTATGGTCCGGCGCCTTTCACGCGTGCGACATTTTCGCCCCGCACACCAGCGTGGGCCGGTCCATGATCCGGACCCGCAACACCTGGGTCGAGAAAATCCTTGCGGACTGAGGGCAGGAACGAACATGCAAGAGCTACTCGGACGGATCGCCCGCCTCGATCCCAGCGCCAGTTTGGGTCTGCGTGTCATCGCGTGCTTCGACGAGTTGATCGTCGGCAACGTCAACACCCGTGCCCTGCTGGCAACCGCTGCCGCGCTGGCCGGTTGTACTGCAGGGTTCCGGCAGAGCGTCCCGCCGCGGACTCTACGAGTCACTCCGAAAGGAGAAGCAGTGCAGGGCGAATCGCCGACAGATCCTTCGAATCTGCACGTGGCGTCGGAGGACGGCATCGACGTCTGGCTCGAACGCGACGGTGCTGCTGGGCCGAACGACGCACTCATCCTCGAGCGCTTGGCACTGGCCGTGCGGATCCGGAACGGGCGTGGAGCCCGGGAGATCGACAATCGCCGCCACCTCGGCATACTCACCGGTCGCGAGAGCACTCCCGACGAGCGGTTGACCGCGGCGAGCGCGCTCGGCTTGTCGGCAACGGGCATGTATCGCCTCGTGGTGGCCCCGCTGTTCGCGGTGTGGCGCAATCATCCCGCCGGTCCGGAGGACGTGATTGCCACCCCGTTCGGTCCGGTCCACGCCATCGTTGTGCCGGAGCGGTACCCGCCGTTCGGCGCTTCGCCGTGCGGTATCGGAACAGCCACGCCGCCGGACTCGTTGGATCGGTCGTTCCGGACCGCGATGGTCGCTCTGCGCCTGTGCCGAGCCCCGAAGGAACCCCAGGTTGTTGCCGACTCCTACGGGGGTCTGATCGAACTGCTTGCCGACGCCGATGAGCACGCTCCGCACAGCGACGCCGACCGTGTCGAGGCCATCGCACACTACGCCTGGGGGATGGAGACGATCGATGCCGTCGTCGCTGCGCAGTCCGTTCGGGAAGCGGCGCGACTGCTCAACATCCACCACAGCACGCTTCAGAGCAGGATCGATACCATCACTGCGACACTCGGTTTCAACCCGTTCGAGGGATTCGGGCGCAGCCGGCTCGGGGCAGCGTTCCTGCTGCATCGCTTGCGTACGTCGACGGTCCTCGACCTGCCGGCGGCTGCGGCACCCGGCAATGTCGCCGTGCTCGGTCCTGCTCGTCACGCGACGGTATGAGGCCGTCAACGCTTCACGATGTGGTCTCGGTCATCTCTGTGCCGGTTCGGCGCGTTGGCGTGTCGGTGATCGCCGGAAGTGGCACATCGTTGTGCGGGTGATGTCCCTGCGACGTCAGCTCCGGGCGGCGGAGCCGTCTTCATCCCAGTCGGGTAGGGCCGGCACTCGGGTGGCGAGGGCGGTATCGGCGACGATCAGCACGACTGCGATTGCGCGAGCCAGAGGCTGGATTACGAGGCTGGAAATCATCAGAAAACGGTCTTCCTTGGTCGTGGGTCGTCCGGTGGAGCCGGGGCGTCCCGTCGGGAGAACGGGTCTGCCGATCGTGGTCGGACCTGCCATCTACGTGCCGGAGTTGATCGTCCGGGCGGATCGGCTCGGACGACAGCAGCGGTAGTCGATTGTTCAACCATAATTATGCTACTCGGTTCCGAAAATCAAGTCGATCATGCCACGGAACCGAACGAGCAGCCGACATCGATGGTGCACCCTCCGATCGGATGTCCGAATCTCTTCTGCATGAGCGGTACCGTCCATGTTCGCAGGTGAACGTAAAGAGGATTCCGATAAGGGGGCGGGATTGGACGGTGAGAGCGATCGGCATACCGACTGTCCCGCAGGTAAATACCGGCGAACGGCACCGGCGGGACATGGCGAGCTCATCGACCGAACGGATGGCACACAACCCCGCCCTGCGCCGCACGGTATGGAGGGCCCGGATGCCCTGCCCGTTGGA
This is a stretch of genomic DNA from Rhodococcus rhodochrous. It encodes these proteins:
- a CDS encoding helix-turn-helix domain-containing protein, yielding MQELLGRIARLDPSASLGLRVIACFDELIVGNVNTRALLATAAALAGCTAGFRQSVPPRTLRVTPKGEAVQGESPTDPSNLHVASEDGIDVWLERDGAAGPNDALILERLALAVRIRNGRGAREIDNRRHLGILTGRESTPDERLTAASALGLSATGMYRLVVAPLFAVWRNHPAGPEDVIATPFGPVHAIVVPERYPPFGASPCGIGTATPPDSLDRSFRTAMVALRLCRAPKEPQVVADSYGGLIELLADADEHAPHSDADRVEAIAHYAWGMETIDAVVAAQSVREAARLLNIHHSTLQSRIDTITATLGFNPFEGFGRSRLGAAFLLHRLRTSTVLDLPAAAAPGNVAVLGPARHATV